Part of the Pseudomonadota bacterium genome is shown below.
TGCCCGCTCTGGTTCTGTTCCACCACCAGCAGGGTTTCGGCGCCGGCAAGCGCGGCGCGCAACGCTTCGACCTGCAGGGGCGCGAGCAGGCGCAGCGCGATCACCCGGGTCGGACGGCCGGCGGCGGTAAGGCGCGCGGCCGCCTCGAACACCGCACCGGCGCTCGACCCCCAGGTCAGCAGGCAGACCGCACCGGTGCCGCGCTGCACTGCCCAGTGCTCGCCGTAATCGAAATCCGTCAGCTTGCGCAGGCGCTTCTCCAGCTGTTCTGCATGGTCGTGTGGCAGACTGGACGGTGTGCCCAGGGCGTTGTGCTCGAGACCGTCGCCGGTGTACATGCCCGCGGGCGTGCCGGGGATCGCCATCGGCGATATGCCATCCGCGGTGATGCGGTAACGCCGGTATGCTGCGCCGGGTGTCCCCGCTGTCACCCGCTGCAGTTCCCCCGCGCAGTGTTCGGGCGGATCGACCACGCCGCGCGCCTGGCCGAGCAACTGGTCGCTGAGCACGATGGCGACCGTCTGCAGGTGCTCGGCTAGCTGCACCGCCCACTGCGTCGTGAACGCGCAGTCGCGGATATCCAGCGCGGCCAGCACCAGGTGCGGGGCGTCGCCGTGGAAGCCGTACAACGCGATATTGAGATCCGCCTGCTCGGACTTGGTCGGTATGCCGGTGGACGGGCCGCCGCGCATCACGTTCACCACCACCACCGGGGTCTCGCTGGCGATGGCCAGTCCCAGGCCTTCGCTCATCAGGCTCAGACCCGGCCCCGACGTGGCCGTCAGCGCGGGCACACCGCCGAAGGACGCGCCGATGATCATGTTCACCGAGGCGAGTTCATCCTCTGCCTGCAGCAGCGCACCGCCGGCCTGCTCCAGCCGTGGCGCCAGCCATTCCAGCATCTCGCTCGCCGGGGTGATGGGATAGGCCGCCACCAAGCGCACGCCGGCGCGGATCGCACCCAGCCCGCTGGCCTCGTTGCCGCTGATGTTCCAGCGTTCCGGCGCGCCGTCGACGCTGTCGGCCGCGGGCAGCACGGTCTCGCCGCCGGCAAAGGCGGCGCGCACGCAGGTCAGTGCGGCCTGCACCACGTCCGCGCCTTTGTGCCGCAGCACCTTGCGCACGGCGGTCTCGATGACAGCCAGCGGCAGACCGGCGACGGCGGCGGTGGCACCGAGCGCCGCCATGTTCACACGCCCGCCAGCGACCGCATCGGCATACTGCCGGAACGGGATCTCGAGTACCCGGGCGCCGCAGGCAGCGAGACCTTCCGGTACCGGCCCGAGCGCGGGATCGGTCAGGATGACGCTGTCCCGGCCCAGCGGAATCTCGTCGAGAAAACGGTTGATGTTGTTCCAGTCCAATCCCACCAGGACATCGAACATGTCACCCATGCAGGTAACCGGCCGCGCGGCATAGCGCAGCATGGCGGCGGATTCGCCGCCGCGGATCTGCGGCCCGGCCGAGCGGGTCATCAGCCCGTAATGCCCGGCTGCCGCCACGGCCGCCAGCAGGATCTGGCCCGCCGTCAACGCACCGCTGCCGCCGGAACCGGTGATCGCGATCGCGCGGGCCTGTCCGCCGCTGTCCGCTATCGATGTTTGCATGGATTTACCGGTCGGTGGATTGGCGTGTTTAGCATTATCACGGGCAGTAACGGCAGGGGAACTGGCCACTGCGTTAGATCCTAGAACATTAGACGCGGCCTGTCCGCAGTTATTCGGGCTGCCGCCCGCCGGCGGCGGCATTGTCTAACTCGCCGGACCTTGTCTGCGTGGTTCAAATCCCGGGCAATCCTTGCCGATACCGCGCGTATGAGCACACTGACTGACCACGGCACCACCCGACCTGCCACGACGCCGGCTTCCCGGACACAGACACTGCCGCTGCCCCTGCGCCTTGCGAATGCGCTGC
Proteins encoded:
- a CDS encoding 2-oxoacid:acceptor oxidoreductase subunit alpha, coding for MQTSIADSGGQARAIAITGSGGSGALTAGQILLAAVAAAGHYGLMTRSAGPQIRGGESAAMLRYAARPVTCMGDMFDVLVGLDWNNINRFLDEIPLGRDSVILTDPALGPVPEGLAACGARVLEIPFRQYADAVAGGRVNMAALGATAAVAGLPLAVIETAVRKVLRHKGADVVQAALTCVRAAFAGGETVLPAADSVDGAPERWNISGNEASGLGAIRAGVRLVAAYPITPASEMLEWLAPRLEQAGGALLQAEDELASVNMIIGASFGGVPALTATSGPGLSLMSEGLGLAIASETPVVVVNVMRGGPSTGIPTKSEQADLNIALYGFHGDAPHLVLAALDIRDCAFTTQWAVQLAEHLQTVAIVLSDQLLGQARGVVDPPEHCAGELQRVTAGTPGAAYRRYRITADGISPMAIPGTPAGMYTGDGLEHNALGTPSSLPHDHAEQLEKRLRKLTDFDYGEHWAVQRGTGAVCLLTWGSSAGAVFEAAARLTAAGRPTRVIALRLLAPLQVEALRAALAGAETLLVVEQNQSGQCFRYLKSLDALPAHARRYCHAGPLPLRPGAIITALDAEN